One Plasmodium vivax chromosome 13, whole genome shotgun sequence genomic region harbors:
- a CDS encoding hypothetical protein, conserved (encoded by transcript PVX_084360A) — MKNNKSRGGNKKKVERAKGGGIIPGNLDSPKIALQNGGAIDEQKGEAREGTHVEVTQQEDQNKPSDGHQTADENFEGDKMISASPSSVCAPVQVPPSGKKVECPKKESNRKKAQKGRAVVKKGAASHAVSVAAAPASAAGDMNMEKEKQSGNNKKRNKPSSGKNSKKGEQKVTPGEDSKKGVEEKTKGEIAYEGTTPINEQPVIGSDLEQSNAEREAAIISPDHQMLESEAGKNCEDPHVDLGNASGVKINANKKRKISKRGEADGQSGTGIQNEMSKQNQTSEQNETNEQNQTNEQRERKDGQGATSQPDTTSDERRAPPETTTLVEKNQKKTASKSEAVNKPKGAKITLSEEETKEKIYKYMKQTNRPYSVINVYDNLHGTISKNVVQKLMDELSAEKKLQCKEYGKAKVYLVNQREFKSLNVQEMGKLKKDMEMMREQMEVAKNDLTHFVKIKKKIIQDLELVENVGKYKKECQLVEEEIKMCEEANKACKLTADEIGLIKKQHGYLHAMWLKRKSLCVEIIKCVATLTDKDSKGVIFHLGIDVDEDVVPPGLYA; from the coding sequence atgaaaaacaacaaaagtagggggggaaataaaaagaaagtcGAAAGGGCAAAGGGCGGGGGTATTATCCCTGGGAATTTGGACTCCCCAAAAATTGcccttcaaaatgggggtgcTATAGACGAGCAGAAAGGGGAAGCCAGAGAAGGCACCCATGTGGAGGTAACGCAACAGGAAGACCAAAACAAACCTAGCGATGGTCATCAAACTGCagatgaaaattttgaagggGATAAAATGATAAGCGCCAGCCCGTCCTCCGTGTGCGCACCTGTGCAGGTGCCCCCCTCGGGGAAGAAGGTGGAATgccccaaaaaggaaagcaacaGGAAGAAGGCACAGAAAGGGAGGGCGGTCGTCAAAAAGGGCGCCGCTTCCCATGCCGTTTCTGTTGCCGCTGCCCCTGCCTCTGCCGCGGGTGATATGAAcatggagaaggaaaaacaaagcgGCAACaacaaaaagaggaacaaacCGAGCAGTGGGAAAAACTCCAAAAAGGGTGAACAGAAGGTCACCCCCGGGGAAgacagcaaaaagggggtggaagAAAAGACGAAAGGGGAGATTGCATACGAAGGGACTACCCCCATTAACGAACAACCCGTAATAGGCAGCGACTTAGAGCAAAGTAACGCAGAAAGAGAAGCCGCAATCATCTCACCTGATCATCAAATGTTGGAGAGCGAGgcaggtaaaaattgtgagGACCCCCACGTGGATTTGGGAAATGCCAGTGGagtgaaaataaatgcaaataaaaagaggaagataagcaaaaggggagaagcggacgGGCAAAGCGGAACGGGCATACAGAACGAGATGAGCAAGCAAAACCAAACGAGCGAGCAAAACGAAACGAACGAGCAAAACCAAACAAACGAGCAGCGCGAGAGGAAGGACGGCCAAGGAGCCACCTCACAGCCAGACACGACCAGTGACGAACGTAGGGCCCCCCCCGAGACAACCACCTTGGTCGAAaagaaccaaaaaaaaacggccaGCAAAAGCGAAGCGGTAAATAAACCCAAAGGAGCAAAAATCACCCTCAGCGAAGAAgaaacgaaagaaaaaatttacaaatatatgaagCAAACGAATAGACCCTACTCAGTCATTAACGTTTACGACAACCTACACGGCACCATCAGCAAAAACGTCGTCCAAAAGTTAATGGACGAGCTaagtgcagaaaaaaaactgcagtGTAAGGAATATGGGAAAGCCAAAGTATATCTCGTCAACCAAAGGGAATTTAAAAGCCTAAATGTGCAAGAAATGgggaagttaaaaaaggacATGGAAATGATGAGAGAGCAAATGGAAGTGGCCAAGAATGATCTTacccattttgtaaaaataaaaaaaaaaatcattcaaGATTTAGAGCTTGTAGAAAATGTGGgtaaatacaaaaaggagTGCCAGCtagtggaggaggaaatcaAAATGTGTGAAGAGGCAAACAAAGCATGCAAGCTAACTGCTGACGAAATTGGACTGATTAAAAAGCAGCATGGCTACTTGCACGCCATGTGGCTCAAGAGGAAGAGCCTCTGCGTGGAAATAATCAAGTGCGTCGCCACCTTAACGGACAAGGACTCCAAGGGCGTCATCTTCCACTTGGGCATCGACGTCGACGAGGACGTGGTGCCGCCCGGCTTGTACGCCTAG